One window of Armatimonadota bacterium genomic DNA carries:
- a CDS encoding glycosyltransferase translates to MHRANGHIRVLHSVGPGDLAGTQRALATYLEAADRDRFEHHVICRSDGGLVECLRRLDLHVTVVPARAYWHPAPAAKLARTLRGGGFQLFHMNPSRVEGIIAHLLGVPVVCRRNVGFDPFWARWRQDGPLARLLNAPIDRFIVPAAFLVGEYERRGVPRARVRVVRNGVSITAPAAAEIRRARREMGDGRAPLVVSAGRLVGLKGHATLLRAVAALGRRRVNVRAAIIGDGEERAGLERLAADLGLRGRVRFIGWKPQVAPYLAAADLYAQPSLSEVLPNAVLEAMALGGCVAASDVGGMRDAITPGVNGELVAPGDAEALAAALRALLANPERRGRLGAAARATIARDFTVAEMVRRTEAVYEELIEVTT, encoded by the coding sequence ATGCATCGCGCCAACGGCCATATCCGCGTCCTGCACAGCGTCGGCCCCGGCGACCTGGCCGGCACGCAGCGCGCGCTCGCCACCTACCTCGAGGCCGCCGACCGCGACCGCTTCGAGCATCATGTCATCTGCCGCTCCGACGGGGGGCTGGTCGAGTGCCTGCGCCGCCTCGACCTCCATGTGACCGTGGTCCCGGCCCGCGCCTACTGGCACCCCGCGCCCGCGGCCAAGCTCGCGCGCACCCTGCGCGGCGGCGGGTTTCAGCTCTTTCACATGAACCCCAGCCGCGTCGAGGGCATCATCGCCCATCTGCTGGGGGTGCCTGTCGTATGCCGCCGCAATGTCGGCTTCGATCCCTTCTGGGCGCGCTGGCGCCAGGACGGCCCCCTGGCCCGCCTGCTCAACGCGCCGATTGACCGCTTCATCGTGCCCGCGGCGTTCCTGGTGGGGGAGTACGAGCGGCGCGGCGTGCCGCGGGCGCGCGTGCGGGTGGTCCGCAACGGGGTCTCCATCACCGCGCCGGCCGCGGCCGAGATCCGCCGCGCCCGCCGCGAGATGGGCGATGGGCGAGCGCCGCTGGTGGTATCCGCCGGGCGGCTGGTGGGCCTCAAGGGGCATGCGACGCTGCTGCGCGCGGTGGCCGCGCTCGGACGCCGCCGCGTCAACGTGCGCGCGGCGATCATCGGCGACGGCGAGGAGCGCGCGGGGCTGGAGCGACTGGCCGCCGACCTCGGCCTGCGCGGCCGGGTGCGGTTTATCGGCTGGAAGCCGCAGGTCGCGCCTTACCTGGCGGCGGCGGATCTCTACGCGCAGCCGTCGCTGAGCGAGGTCCTGCCCAACGCGGTGCTGGAGGCGATGGCGCTGGGGGGCTGCGTGGCGGCGAGCGACGTGGGGGGCATGCGCGACGCCATCACCCCGGGGGTCAACGGGGAGCTGGTCGCGCCCGGCGACGCCGAAGCGCTGGCGGCGGCGCTGCGGGCTTTGCTCGCCAACCCCGAGCGGCGCGGACGACTGGGGGCGGCGGCGCGCGCGACCATCGCGCGCGACTTCACGGTGGCCGAGATGGTGCGCCGCACCGAAGCCG